ACGCCTTACTCGCGCTGCCGCCGAGCAAGGCGCATAGGCTCTGGCTACGCTTGTTAAGCCTGCGCCAGCACCTCGGCCACGCGCTGGCGTAGTAACGGTATTACCTGTTCCTCGAACCACGGGTGCCGACGTAGCCAGATATTATTGCGTGGGCTGGGGTGTGGCAGAGCCAACAGATTGGGCCAGTGGCTTTGCCAATCGGCGACGCGCTCGGTGACCGGCAAGCGCTTGCCATCGAAGTGAAAAGCCTGCGCATATTGCCCCAGCGCAAGCGTCAGCTGGATATTCGGCAGTGCGGCCATCAGTGGCTGCCGCCAGGTAGGTGCGCATTCAGGGCGTGGCGGCAGGTCACCTGAACTTCCGGTACCCGGATAGCAGAACCCCATCGGCAGAATGGCAATACAACGCTCATCATAAAATATCTCGGGAGTAACACCCATCCATTCGCGGAGCCGCTCGCCGCTGGCGTCGTTAAAGGGGATCCCGCTTTCATGTACCTTGCGCCCCGGCGCCTGTCCGGCAATCAATATGCGCGCTGACGGGTGGGCTTGTACTACCGGACGTGCGCCAAGGGGCAGATGAGCCTCGCAGAGGGTGCAGGCTTTAACCTGAGAGATCAGCGTTGCAAAGGCGTTCATAGCCAGAAGGTCGCTGTCGCGCATACAGCAATCGCTCTGCGAAAGCCGACGCCGTGTAGAAGTTTGCGGGGGGAATTTTCCATGAGCCTGGTCGTCAACTGATTATGGGTAAAGCATAAAGGCTACCCGATCAGGAGGACAGGCACATGAGCAAAGATGACAATTTCAAGCCAGAGGTTGATGCAGATGGCCGTCGGGATTCGGTACCTGCGCAAATATGGTCCGATGACGAGCGAGAGAAGGAGCGTGGTCCGGCAGGGCCGATCAATGGCGATCCGGGAAGACGTCTCGATGAAGCGGTCGATGACACCGACGACGTCGGTTTGACCGGCGCTTCCCAGCCTGGTCAGGGCCCTACCGATGATGATCTGACGCCGGAAACGCTGATACATGAAGATGGCGCACGAGGCCCCTTGGAGCCGGGGAGCGGCGGCGCGGCTGACCGTGAGATGGATGTGGTCGGTGCTGGCGATATTGGTGCTGGCGGGAGTCTGGATGAAGCTGAGGAAGGGAGGGTGCACCCCCTGGATGGACAGCCCTGGGATGGTGATCCGGAGGAGCCACTCCGGCCCTTGCCCGGCGTAGAGGATGAGTTGGAGTCAGAGGATCCGGCCGATATCACCGAGCGTTCTGAACCCCCCCAGCGCAACAGGTAGTAACCCGCGCATGGCCACGCTTGCTGATCCCCTCGGGCCGGTAGGCGTAATTCGCGCGCGGCCGACGCACTCGTCAGGCGGGTATTTATTCATGCCGTGAATACAGCCTATCCAGGTTATTCGTTTTAAATTTGCGCTGATTTTGCGTAGTGTACGCTCCTGTTTTTTCAACTTCTGGTTTTACGACTTCCGGCCCTTGTATTGCTGTGGCCGGAGTCGGTTTATGTCAATTGATCTGGAGGTAGGCTGCAATGGCTTCATTTGAAAGTATCAAGAAGGTCGGCGTTATCGGTGCGGGCACCATGGGCCGCGGTATCGTCATGAACTTCGTCAACGCCGGTTATCCGGTGACCTGGTTGGATGTAAACGGCGAGATGCTGGAAAAGGGCCTGGTTGATATCGCCAGCGTCTACAAGCGCTCGGTCGCGCAGGAGCGTTTTGACGATGCTGAAGCGCAGGCGCGTTTGGGCCGCATCACGACCACTCAGGATTATGCCGATCTCCAGGATATGGATCTGGTAGTTGAAGCTGTTTACGAAAACATGGATCTGAAGAAGAAGATCTTTGCCGAGCTGGATAAAGCGGTCAAAGCCTCCTCGATTCTGGCGACCAACACCTCTTACCTGGATATCGACGAGATCGCCTCGGCCACTGGCCGTCCGACTCAGGTTCTGGGCCTGCACTTCTTCAGCCCGGCGCACATCATGAAGCTGCTGGAAGTGGTCCGTGGCAAGGCGACGGCGCAGGACGTGATGGATGCCTGTCTGGCGGTTGGCAAGAAGATTGGCAAGCAGGCCGTTCTGGCCGGTAACTGCCATGGTTTTATCGGCAACCGCATGCTCGAGAAGTACTCGCGCCAATCCCGCGAAGTGGTGCTGGAAGGTTCCACACCTTGGGAAGTCGATCAGGCGCTGCAGGGCTTCGGCATGGCGATGGGCCCGTACCGCATGTATGACGTGGTGGGTATCGATCTGGGCTGGCGTTCACGCCAACTGGCCGGTATTGGCCGTGGTGAGCCGATTGTATGGCTGGACAACAAGCTGTGTGAAATGGAGCGTTTTGGTCAGAAGAGCGGTCACGGTTTCTACAAGTACGAGCCCGGCAGCCGTCAGGCCATTCATGATCCCGAAACCGACATGCTGGCCCGTGAAGTAGCCGAAGAAGCCGGTTACACCCAGCGTGACGTCGGTGCCGAGGAAATCGTCCGTCGTTGCATTCTGGCGCTGGTCAACGAAGGCGCGCGTATTCTGGATGAAGGCTTTGCCGAGTCTGCCGAGGATATCGATCGCGTTTACCTGTACGGCTACGGCTTCCCTGCGGAGCGCGGTGGCCCGATGAGCTACGCTGACAGCCTCGGGCTGGACGTGGTGCTGGAGCAGATCCGTGAGCTGGAAGCCAGCCAGGGTGAGTTCTGGAAGCCGGCTGCTGGTCTGGTCAAGCGTGCTGAAGCTGGTGAGCGTTTCACCAAGGGCTGATTCGGTCAGTCAATAAAAAACCGCATTCAAGGTAGCTTGAATGCGGTTTTCTTATGCCGGAAGATCATGCGCGGCTTTACTCGTCGCCGCCAACTGGGGTTCCTACTACCGGCTCACCATTGAGTGTGGCTTCCTTGAGCATGATGCGGTACTCCTGGCCATCGGTTTCAGTCTGCATCAGGCGCACCAGCAGGTAATTGAAATCCTTGGCGAACCACAGAGTGGTCTCGCGCTTCGAGTCGGGCTCGCGTACGCGGTCTACTTCCACTGCGTCGAACTGGCCTACCCGGGTGGTGACTCGTTTGTTGCCGGTCACGCGGAAGTGGTAATCATCAATGCTGTCACCATCCACTACGCGGTAATACATGTCGGTCTTGCCGGCCATCAGATCGCGCTGCAGCGCCAGCTGGTAGGTGGTTTTATCCAGCAGGCCTGGTTCGGTTGGCAGGCTGAAGGGATCTTCCTTGTGCACGCCAGTGACTTGTTCATTGGTCCAGTCA
This genomic stretch from Halopseudomonas pelagia harbors:
- a CDS encoding uracil-DNA glycosylase family protein; translation: MRDSDLLAMNAFATLISQVKACTLCEAHLPLGARPVVQAHPSARILIAGQAPGRKVHESGIPFNDASGERLREWMGVTPEIFYDERCIAILPMGFCYPGTGSSGDLPPRPECAPTWRQPLMAALPNIQLTLALGQYAQAFHFDGKRLPVTERVADWQSHWPNLLALPHPSPRNNIWLRRHPWFEEQVIPLLRQRVAEVLAQA
- a CDS encoding phosphotransferase system, HPr-related protein, which codes for MSKDDNFKPEVDADGRRDSVPAQIWSDDEREKERGPAGPINGDPGRRLDEAVDDTDDVGLTGASQPGQGPTDDDLTPETLIHEDGARGPLEPGSGGAADREMDVVGAGDIGAGGSLDEAEEGRVHPLDGQPWDGDPEEPLRPLPGVEDELESEDPADITERSEPPQRNR
- a CDS encoding DUF3108 domain-containing protein yields the protein MPESTSYPRRTSRWLAALALTLGASSLMAAELIPFSASYAADMKSIPVNGEANHSLVSNEDGTWTLNFNAGMFVARLTEQSTLRLEEDRVIPLTYKYERRGLGRGRETTQTFDWTNEQVTGVHKEDPFSLPTEPGLLDKTTYQLALQRDLMAGKTDMYYRVVDGDSIDDYHFRVTGNKRVTTRVGQFDAVEVDRVREPDSKRETTLWFAKDFNYLLVRLMQTETDGQEYRIMLKEATLNGEPVVGTPVGGDE
- a CDS encoding 3-hydroxyacyl-CoA dehydrogenase, which produces MASFESIKKVGVIGAGTMGRGIVMNFVNAGYPVTWLDVNGEMLEKGLVDIASVYKRSVAQERFDDAEAQARLGRITTTQDYADLQDMDLVVEAVYENMDLKKKIFAELDKAVKASSILATNTSYLDIDEIASATGRPTQVLGLHFFSPAHIMKLLEVVRGKATAQDVMDACLAVGKKIGKQAVLAGNCHGFIGNRMLEKYSRQSREVVLEGSTPWEVDQALQGFGMAMGPYRMYDVVGIDLGWRSRQLAGIGRGEPIVWLDNKLCEMERFGQKSGHGFYKYEPGSRQAIHDPETDMLAREVAEEAGYTQRDVGAEEIVRRCILALVNEGARILDEGFAESAEDIDRVYLYGYGFPAERGGPMSYADSLGLDVVLEQIRELEASQGEFWKPAAGLVKRAEAGERFTKG